In the genome of Impatiens glandulifera chromosome 6, dImpGla2.1, whole genome shotgun sequence, the window AATATTAGTAGATAGCTTCTTACTAATGATATATATCATAAACTACAAATATGGTTGATCCCTTTCTGATTCTAgtgaaaaaatcaaaacaagtaCCTTGTCAATCTCATCAATAAGAACAAGAGGATTAGATGTTCCAACGTTCTTCAAGGCTTGCACCATCTTTCCTGGCATGGCACCTATATATGTACGGCGATGCCCCTGGAAAACGATAACATAGTTGATAACGGAGTTCCTTGTttgttgataaataaattaaaggtcGACTCATTTGTGTAGCTGATAAAACAGCCTAATTGTTGTctgtaataaattaaaatctgtTAAAACTATAGCATGCTGCTGTTCACTGAATTCTGAGATTGTTTACCTTGATCTCCGCAACATCAGACAATCCTCCAACAGAAAAACGATAAAACTTGCGATCCAAAGCACGGGCAATTGAACGGCCTATGCTAGTTTTTCCCACTCCAGGAGGCCCAGAGAGACAGATTATCTTTCCTGTGAATTGTTAGATCAGAAgcatgaaaaagaaaaagaacataaaaactaaaaactaaaaagtGGTTAAAGTGATGGGCAACTAGCAAGTTAAAACCTTGAGAGGTTCCTCTGAGTTTCCCAACAGCTATGAATTCCAATATTCTTTCCTTCACATCATCCAATCCATAATGATCTTCATCAAGAATTTTTTGTGCCCGAACTACATCGAAGTTCTCATCACTGCATTGAGATTGGGTTTACAGAATATAAGTGTAAACATTTTCTAACTTTCAAAAGCAAGCAACAATCCTCTAATTATAACAGACCTGTAACTGCCCCAAGGCAATGCAGTCAACCAATCAAGATAGTTACGTGTCACGTTAAATTCACTTGAACTAGCCTCCAAAAGCTGCAATTTTGTTAATTCTTCTTCTATAACTTGCGAAACATGAGCTGGGATGTTTTCTTTGATGGGTTCAATTCTATCTCTAAATTTAGCTGCATAACATTTCCAACAAAGAAATACTCCATTAGGATGCAACAATCCTATGTTATATGCATAAGGTTGTGTTAGTTGATGTACATAGGATAGTACACAATCCTCTAGCTACATGATCATAAATTTGAACAGACTTTTCCACATGCATAAAACAGAATCCCAAATACATTAATACTATCAAAATCAAAGAGCCTTTCTTGAAAGGAAATATATATGACCTGCACTATAAAGCAATTGGATCCTTTCTTCCAACTCTCTCCCCTCCCTCCATTAACTAAGATGATGACAATGCATCCAACAGAGTCTCAACCATTAATTTAATATCATCAACCCAAagtaattcatttaaatttgcAAGAATTTATCAAATGAACCGCACTCCTTGGTATTCGTCAGGAAACCCTGGATGAGAAGGGGCTAGGAAAGCTTGAAACTAACTCCTACATTGATGAATATGAACACAACTGAAATTCCTGGGGAGTAGTTATATTTGCATAtcttattacaaaaaaattctTACAATTGTCTTTTAGTAGAGTCATTATTATCATCCTCATCATCATTACTGTTAATGTTATTATCACAAGCTAACAACAATAGTACTATTAATGTCTTCATAatgatgttatattttatagatactgtcattatataattaacatcattataatttgttttcattttatcactgcataaaatttaaagaatcAATGAGTTTCTGGTTGATATTAAATTAGTGATTGGGATTGATTGTGATAATGAATCATTATCCTATTTGGCGGATGTGGGAGAAGGATGAAATTGGAAAAGAGGATCTAGATTATATTATAAGAGAAAGGAacattctttaaaaatatttgaggaTAACTAACCAGAAAGAGCCGTTTTATCATCCGCTTCGAGACCCAGTTCCTGattggaaaaaataattttcaagtAAGCGTTAGATTCATGTAATGCAAATTTACTTACAGATAAATAGGACACAAAAGCTCCATCTGTGTGAATACCTTCTTTATGGCCTTAAGTTGTTCATTCAACAAGTAACGACGTTGTTCACCACTTATCTTCTCTTCAATTGCTTTTGCTATTGATTCCTAACAGCAACCAACAGGAGCCTTAATCCACAACTATAAAGAGCTACTTTGTTGTCAAGAAAAAGCCATGGAAATTTACCTGAATTTTACTAATTTCCATCTCCTTCTTTACTAATTCCAATGTGAGCCTTAACCTTTTATAGACCTGTTTAGGGAACAGCTCAATCATGGTAATAAAACTAAAGAAGATTTATCATTGATCTGCTCGGATCAGCTCAGTGGAATGTACATATAAAGATTCCAGACATGCATTCCTAGCAAACTGGGAAATTGCTGAACATACCATGAAGAAAAAAGTGTGTTGTACCaaagaaataaagaaaccaCTTGGGGTTATATACTGTTTTCCTGGGAAAATTGACCTTgaagatatttatttatacattatgGAATGTTTGAATCAAGCTTTTAGAAAAGCAACCAATCATGAAGATTGAAGAAATTATGAGGTTATACATAAAAATGTCCAAGTATAGCTTCTTTGGACCCACCTAAATGGAAATTTATCATGATACAAAAATCCACCCAACCCCCCAAAAGAAACCACAAAACTACATAAACAAGTAAAGAGATGCATTACACAGTGATATTTAAATGATCCACCTCTTTTATAAATTCACAATGTAGATATGTAACTTTATTGGGAAGCTTTAACATATTTTACTTACGTCTAACTCTTCAAGCACTTCTTGGCATTGATGTTTGTTTGCACCAGATATTGCCGCTCCAAAGTCAGCTAACCTTGGGTAATTGAAGTCACCTATATGCTGCCAATAAAACAAGCATTTCCATCATGGAACCATATATTTCAATGTTGTAAAACAAATACCCTAAATATCACagaatatgtaaaaaaaaaaaatatccctAAAACCTATGTTAACCATGGATACATAAAAAGTAGCAAGTTTAGAGAAATATAACAATAAAGTGGCAAGTTAAACAACACGAGAAACATGAGAAGTATTTATACTTGATGAGCCCAAAATTTTAGACTAATTAAATGACTGTTATATTCcaggaaaaaaataataaaaagactGTATTTTTGCCTATATATATGTACCTGAGAGTAAGTCTGAACATGATCTCTCCAAAGGGTACTTGTCTTTAAAACATCCCTCAGGGTAGATATGACTTCAAATGATGTAGCCTTTATAAGGTCATCATCTTTATCATAGGGTGTATCCTGTAACATTAAGGACACATTATGAGCCTTGGACTAAGTCTAAATGCACATCTAATACAAGACCGTACCTTAAGATGTTCAACTTTAACTGTTAGAGGGTGATCGCTGACCTGCACAAAGAAGAAACAGGCAGAacttcatataaaaatattttagaaggAGAATATgtaagaaattatataaaaagCTACCATCTCTGTTATTCGAAGTCGCCTATGACCAATAAGAACCACCTGATCACCTTGAATACTCGAGATCTACCATATCGTttgacaaaaaagaaaaaatgagcATGTAACTTTCCAATTTATTGAACTTCCGATAACCATTTGCacaataaaaagttaattatggAAATACatagtatatattattgaaatctTAGGGGGGGTTTCATCATGTAGCAGTAAACTGTTGGAACAGCTAACAATCAGATACCTGAGCTAGTGTACCAACTTCATGAAGCCGATTCAACAAATCCTTTCCCTTAAGGTTGTATACACTTTTATCCGTATCTGAAATAGATGTTAAATTAGACTCACTTCCTGGATCATCTTTAACCAGAAAGGCACCCGCGTAAGGTGCTTGACGTTTTTTACTAGCCGTTAAAGCTGCTAATAACTTGGGATCCTGCAAAGAAATAGCATATTAAAAAGCTACATCATACTTTATTTGCACATAATCCATGCAAAGGCGTGGAGTAATTTggctaagaaaaataaaatgtagtGCTGCAGCCTTTCAAAATAACAGATAAGAAAAACTGATAATCACCAACTGCAAGAAAATAATCTAATGACAGTACACTTGAAAAGACAACATTCTTCATAGGATACCACTTAAAGCATCTTATTTGCTACCCGAATGACAAGCCAAGGTCAATGAGATCAATTCAAAAACCCAATTCTAATAACTTCAATGAGAATTCACCAAATTCATTGAAATCGCAAGCACACCTTAACAGCAATAGGCATGTAGAATCCTGGAAATAATGGTCGATGAGGCAGTGGCAACGCGAGAACCTGCATGTAGAGATTAATTATCAGTGAAAGGGAGTGACAAGTCATACCAACAAGAAACTGTTACGGTCCAAGATATCCATAGCTAACTTGTGTAGATTTTTTTATCTCCTAACTAACACTTAAGTGACTATTTGCATATTCTATATTCAAGAACTATTTCCCTCTGTTAtacctaaccctaaccctaagaCATTACATTATGATTCAGCCCAAGAATTAAAACCAGCCACTTGTTACTACATTGCATCTAAGAAACATAAACAGTGCCAGTGAAAACATGGTTACACATAAACACACACATAGAGAAGCTGACCGTAAGACAATCATCCGGATTGAATATAGGTACTATAGCAGAAGACTTTGGATCCGATTCTTCAGTTTCCACCTCAGCTGGCTTTGCCTCTGAAGTGGAGTCTGCAAAGGGCTCAGAGCCATCGCCGCCGGATTCCGAGCAAAAGAAGACTCTCCAGCATAAACCAGTGTTTGGACGAGTCGATTCTCTTAGAGAACCGAAAATCCGCAATAATGGCGTGTTCGAATCAGTCCCCTTATGCCTATATGTTGGTAGTGGCGAGGCCCTGGCATAGAATTGACCTCGTAGAGACGAAGATGTCAGGGCCTTTAACATGAGTGGCTGTAAGAAGTGAAAATTGAGCGCCAAGATTGaaccttttttctttttcctgaGTGATTATGCAGTCAGCTAATTAAGTTTATTGGTAATTTATGCAACCAACTGGAAACATCGTGATTTCTATAAACCCTTGGTTACGAGGAAAGTATAGATTTTCCTTATAGAAATTAAGGAAATGACCCATGAAATTGAtccatatattaattaagaccTTTCTCTTTGACAAATATCATAAATCGCTCTATACTATCCTTATTGGTGTGGATtggtattattatttattaattaatgtttttgatCTCTTCTCTGAGTATGAATCAGTCAGTATATACACCCCAGCAGGTCCTAGGATATTTCTTGATCATGAATAATAAACCCGATGGAAATTGAATATTTCATTGATTGATTGATGCAATGGAGTTGTTAAAGGTAGACGTGGTTATTCATGATAAAAAAAGTTTCTTTTAATTTCCAACgtgttattttgttaaatattactATATTAAATATTACTATGTTGTGATTGGATTgaattagattagatttagatGTAAACAAGATtgaaagaatatatttttttaaaccattttttaatttgtttttgtcttcttcttcttcttggttgAGCTTCTTTTTGTTGAAATTGGAAGATACGAACATTTGGTTTGGAGCCCAAAGAACTATAGATTGTGTATCGATATTATGATTATGATCGAGACTTGAGAATAATATAATTGAGTTTGTGTTGTGTCTCGTAGTATCATGTATGGAGacgtatttaattttatttattttaattgtgttttattattattttagaagaCTATAATCTTAGACTAGTTTCGTTACGagtataataatttttcttactAAAGTACTCTTTAATTTACGTATAGTTATAAGTTGATCTTGAGTAATGTCTTTTTTTATATTGCTGTTTATTTAACTATTTCGATTCATTATCTTTTTCTACTTCAATCTTGTCTATCTAGTTACGATTATCAGTtatattttgattgtttgaGTATATGACGGTATATATCTTTTGAAACAGAAAATGCAACAAATTAAGTGGTGAATttgctagctagctagctaggtaTAGAGATGAGAGTATGAGGTAAGCAGCAACATGCATTTGAAGGAAGGAAGAAAGAAGTTGTTccatattattaaatgaaacatACATGCATAAGAGATATTGGCCCCAAACCAAATTGGCTAGTGATTGTAATGTTCGattccatttccatttccatttccatttccatttatttttcttgtcattGTCGAGTAGTCGCATTTCAATTCAGCCCCCACCCCCACCCATTGTCTCTGCATAAACAGTACTCCACACCCAACCAAAAactcattattaaattatattcattatcaaaataaagATGCCCAAAAATGTCATCATCCTTCACCATTCACCACACCTATATAGGCTATGCAGATTGAGTCATATCTAATAAAATAactgttaattaataataaaagaaatgccGTTTCAAATTAACAATTACCCTCGCAAGGGGTTATTTCAATTTGTAAGAATATGTGTATGAAAGTTATTATTGGAGTAGGGATCTAAAGCTTTATCACTTCAGATGTTACTAATTTGATTCTCATTCAATCAAAGATGCTTTTGATATGATATACATGCTCTGCGTAAAGAGTGAAAAAGAATAGATTGGGAGTGGAGGGAATGGGCACTTGGTAAAAGCATATAAGTGTTTTAAATATTTGGGATATggtctttaattattattttttttttaaaaaaacattaataatgaaatagatggacattattataaaataaaataaaataaaaaggaaagaaagaagaatGTCAACACATAACACTACATAGAGAGAGAGATGTTGAATAGAAGATGGCCATTCATGTTTATGCAGAGCTAAATTTGACATTCGACCTCTTCTCCTCAACTCAGTCATATTCTTTTGTTTCTTGTGCATGaattaaaatagtatatatatatacctttctaattattaaataaaataaatgattagcATAAAACACAGCAATAAAATGACAAAACATAAAGGATATATAATCTTTCTTAAACAAGCAAACCTCTAAGGAAtaatcaactttttaattaaacatatttgtcGGACTGGGCTGGTGGTTAATTAATTACCTGTTTGATTATATAGGAAGAAACCAAGTTTATTTTCATtgaattacatatatataatattcctGCATGAACTATTAGAGGAAAAAACGAGAgtcccaaaataaaaataaaaataaaaataaaaatattggttGTCCTAGTCCAACCCAATTAATGACTAGGACATTTCGTAGTTGcgtataatcaaataaaatacttaattaatacaaatatctACATGCATATATACACACACTTATTATTGTGCCCTACCCAAAATAATAGTCTCTGTTGTAAGTTTATTCTATCaagttttctttaaattaattgtattgCAGTAcaagcttatatatatataaatgtttaattaatttaagaagatTGGAGCTATGATTTGATATCTACCGGGTTAAAAtctttttacaaaatttaatccAGTTAtaccaataataaaatcaaacaaaaccaAATCTACCTAAttcaattagttatatataCCTATAACCAATGTAATAGCATGGATAAATCCGCCCTTAAGGAAGGAGAATGATCATTgatcaacaataataatatatgaatattctCAGTCTCCC includes:
- the LOC124942732 gene encoding lon protease homolog 1, mitochondrial-like — translated: MLKALTSSSLRGQFYARASPLPTYRHKGTDSNTPLLRIFGSLRESTRPNTGLCWRVFFCSESGGDGSEPFADSTSEAKPAEVETEESDPKSSAIVPIFNPDDCLTVLALPLPHRPLFPGFYMPIAVKDPKLLAALTASKKRQAPYAGAFLVKDDPGSESNLTSISDTDKSVYNLKGKDLLNRLHEVGTLAQISSIQGDQVVLIGHRRLRITEMVSDHPLTVKVEHLKDTPYDKDDDLIKATSFEVISTLRDVLKTSTLWRDHVQTYSQHIGDFNYPRLADFGAAISGANKHQCQEVLEELDVYKRLRLTLELVKKEMEISKIQESIAKAIEEKISGEQRRYLLNEQLKAIKKELGLEADDKTALSAKFRDRIEPIKENIPAHVSQVIEEELTKLQLLEASSSEFNVTRNYLDWLTALPWGSYSDENFDVVRAQKILDEDHYGLDDVKERILEFIAVGKLRGTSQGKIICLSGPPGVGKTSIGRSIARALDRKFYRFSVGGLSDVAEIKGHRRTYIGAMPGKMVQALKNVGTSNPLVLIDEIDKLGRGHAGDPASAMLELLDPEQNSNFLDHYLDVPIDLSKVLFVCTANVIETIPNPLLDRMEIISIAGYITDEKMHIARDYLEKATREACGIRPEQVEVTDAALLALIENYCREAGVRNLQKQIEKIYRKVALLLVRRGADKESEVKEEPVPELVDVVVGDVQLVGESLEDGKVEVVPEASTEMSSQEAASVDKVLIDKSELTDFVGKPVFHAERIFDQTPIGVVMGLAWTSMGGSTLYIETSIVEQGEGKGAGLHLTGQLGDVMKESAQIAHTVARSILLQKEPDNSFFANSKLHLHVPAGATPKDGPSAGCTMITSLMSLAINKPVKKDIAMTGEVILSGKILPIGGVKEKTIAARRSGVKIVIFPSANRRDFDELAPNIKEGLEVHFVEDYNQIFDLAFGENKTSLQDN